A DNA window from Vibrio cidicii contains the following coding sequences:
- a CDS encoding phosphorothioated DNA-binding restriction endonuclease, with the protein MVKPWKLADKIQLISRWRRGDQRAPHKPLMLLYVLSEYKQGHQRLFRFEDEVDQQVKELLVQYGPTRKAYHPEYPFWRLANEKEPFWELINGEECIPRKSNTDPKKSELIKHNVMAGFDQDSFRSILANPKLIDDIASKIIQDNFPETLQEELFVRFGFEVTSSKSRDPEFRKKVLRAYNYRCAVCGFDLAMDTIPIALEAAHIKWKQFLGPCEVSNGIALCSIHHKALDRGAITLNSEFKIKVSSAVTGGELVERLIWDFEGKPIKLPRESFHYPAESMVEWHVREVFKSL; encoded by the coding sequence GTGGTAAAGCCATGGAAACTTGCTGACAAAATTCAGTTGATTTCACGCTGGCGGAGAGGAGACCAAAGGGCTCCTCACAAGCCTTTGATGCTCCTCTATGTGCTGTCGGAGTATAAGCAGGGACATCAGCGTCTCTTTCGGTTTGAGGATGAAGTAGACCAGCAAGTCAAAGAGTTGCTGGTGCAATACGGCCCGACAAGAAAGGCCTACCATCCCGAGTATCCATTTTGGCGTCTGGCCAATGAAAAAGAACCGTTTTGGGAGCTGATTAACGGCGAAGAGTGTATTCCAAGGAAGAGCAACACTGACCCCAAAAAATCAGAGCTGATCAAACACAACGTGATGGCTGGGTTTGATCAGGATTCATTTAGGTCAATACTCGCAAATCCTAAGCTGATCGATGATATTGCATCCAAGATCATTCAGGATAATTTCCCTGAAACACTGCAAGAAGAGCTTTTTGTGCGGTTTGGCTTTGAGGTGACGAGTTCAAAGTCCAGAGATCCTGAATTTCGCAAAAAAGTGCTTCGTGCTTACAACTATAGGTGCGCAGTGTGTGGTTTTGATTTGGCGATGGATACGATCCCCATCGCCTTAGAAGCCGCCCACATCAAGTGGAAGCAGTTTTTGGGCCCTTGTGAAGTTTCTAATGGCATTGCGCTTTGTAGCATTCATCACAAGGCGTTAGATAGAGGTGCGATTACACTCAATAGCGAGTTCAAAATCAAAGTCTCATCTGCTGTTACTGGCGGGGAGTTGGTTGAAAGATTGATTTGGGATTTTGAGGGTAAGCCGATTAAGTTACCTAGGGAGTCATTTCATTATCCAGCTGAGAGTATGGTTGAGTGGCATGTGAGGGAGGTTTTTAAATCGTTGTGA
- a CDS encoding DGQHR domain-containing protein: protein MNYHIFKAIKVSQPFSDYYLCKIPSDILRTISYTLKAVNNDGEVQGVQRTLNSKRLQEIAQFIDSDSGAFPNPIILGANFKESGRYADENEKIEFEVIDEENCIYNIKVPYESQLLSIIDGQHRLFAFDQAQTSMDLACSIYEDLATPFQAFLFSTINYNQGKVDKSLAYQLFGYEIDSREPIEWPPETLAVYFVRQLNKEEPLLNRVKYRTADEKNITKTVRDALPPWRFSTSSIVEAILSLISHNPKEDRYLMNTKKNAEASNIVGRSVLNDDVRYPLRKLYIDGNDKAISDVLRLALNATNDIFWTKVDDDNFLKKTVGIACVFKYLKAVLIKDGVSLSTMKDKFPKYLELIKAQEDFSDSDTYSSTTKAMNKAYERMLELSGI, encoded by the coding sequence ATGAATTATCATATTTTTAAAGCAATAAAGGTTAGTCAGCCATTTTCTGATTATTATCTTTGTAAGATACCTTCTGATATTTTGAGGACGATTAGTTACACATTGAAAGCTGTTAATAATGATGGTGAGGTGCAAGGTGTCCAAAGAACTTTAAACTCTAAGCGGCTTCAGGAAATAGCCCAGTTTATTGATAGTGATTCTGGAGCCTTTCCTAACCCAATAATTTTAGGCGCAAATTTCAAAGAATCTGGTCGTTACGCTGATGAAAATGAAAAAATAGAGTTTGAAGTGATTGATGAGGAAAATTGTATATATAATATCAAGGTCCCTTATGAATCCCAACTTCTGTCAATCATTGATGGCCAACATCGACTATTTGCGTTTGATCAAGCTCAGACATCCATGGATTTAGCATGTTCAATCTATGAAGATCTGGCTACTCCATTTCAAGCTTTTCTCTTTTCGACAATTAACTATAATCAAGGTAAAGTTGATAAAAGTTTGGCATATCAACTATTTGGTTATGAAATAGATAGCCGAGAGCCAATAGAATGGCCTCCAGAAACATTGGCTGTGTATTTTGTTCGACAGCTGAACAAAGAAGAGCCTCTATTAAATCGAGTTAAATATCGTACGGCAGATGAAAAAAATATAACTAAGACTGTAAGGGATGCTCTACCACCATGGAGATTTTCAACATCTTCGATCGTTGAGGCAATTCTATCGCTGATTAGCCATAATCCTAAAGAAGATAGATATTTAATGAACACAAAGAAAAATGCTGAAGCTAGTAACATTGTTGGACGAAGTGTTTTAAATGATGATGTTCGATATCCGCTAAGGAAATTGTATATAGATGGCAATGATAAAGCTATTAGTGATGTTTTGCGGTTAGCATTAAATGCAACTAATGATATATTTTGGACTAAAGTTGATGATGATAATTTCCTTAAAAAAACTGTTGGCATAGCCTGTGTGTTTAAGTATTTAAAAGCTGTACTTATAAAAGATGGTGTTTCTTTGTCTACAATGAAAGATAAGTTTCCCAAATATTTGGAATTAATAAAGGCGCAGGAGGATTTTAGTGATTCAGATACATATTCATCGACAACTAAAGCAATGAATAAAGCGTATGAGAGAATGTTAGAATTGTCTGGAATTTAA
- the dndE gene encoding DNA sulfur modification protein DndE has translation MLPNRMNLTRTTEEQLKKLKGYTGITPNVSARLAFFRSIESDFRYQGQEAKLDGSLVLDKYTWLGETSDVTELVLKMYYPELDAKGCQQAWAAHVEDGIAAIRNCKSTSLLSMML, from the coding sequence ATGCTACCTAACCGCATGAACCTGACTCGCACTACTGAAGAGCAGCTTAAAAAGTTGAAGGGTTATACTGGTATCACTCCAAACGTATCAGCACGACTTGCTTTCTTCCGATCAATAGAAAGTGACTTCCGTTATCAAGGCCAAGAAGCAAAGTTAGATGGCTCACTTGTGTTGGATAAGTATACTTGGCTTGGTGAGACCAGTGATGTCACTGAGTTAGTGTTGAAAATGTACTACCCAGAGCTTGATGCTAAAGGTTGTCAGCAAGCTTGGGCAGCACATGTTGAAGATGGGATAGCAGCAATTAGAAACTGCAAATCAACTTCTCTACTTTCTATGATGTTGTGA
- the dndD gene encoding DNA sulfur modification protein DndD — protein MLITKLTLNNFRVFRGVHEIDLRPAPARLSKNGPIVGTERPIILFGGLNGAGKTSILTAIRLALFGRLSFSQNLTSNDYVEALAELIHKGVGLGGLQNSASIELEFKYSQNGEESTYKVLRGWQRGKKDYLQLEKDGLSLSELNYEQCQGFLNELIPTGIADLFFFDGEKIAELAEDESGLVLKTAVRRLLGLDVIAKLKSDLNIFLKKQGSQALSQSLKEEMENLDKLRIKHERNAEKLRGEADIVDAQIELVSRDILNLENKLSQSGGAWAKTREDEQQKVDALLKEKVELEKQIRMEMETSLPFALAPNAMQRLQTQIKQEQEIKKKQSFGNELDSFLETLRSKYPSFDTEMAQHAIADSFKAHVGEFDSAKLLLDISDRQANTIDYQLTKLSQNSFARFDEARKRLQVVEEDIDNASNNIARAPEQELVQGLFSDVRKLDKKKEKLIIEYHELLENAKRELKLALETARQIQRLHDKHKDESNKDLSVTNAQSAILLLDKFAEQLTKARVKQLENEFVSSYKKLARKEDVQLTAAINPLTFDVELMDEYGIKINRKAMSAGEKQIYAISILEALGRTSGRKLPIIIDTPLGRLDSHHRDKLVENYFPTASHQVVILSTDTEIDRNYTNLIQDDIARTYEICFDGKTKSSTIKEGYFWREANKEAV, from the coding sequence ATGTTGATTACAAAGTTAACTTTAAATAATTTCCGAGTGTTTCGCGGTGTACATGAGATTGACTTACGCCCGGCACCAGCACGCCTAAGCAAAAACGGACCTATAGTAGGTACAGAGAGACCTATCATTCTCTTTGGTGGTCTAAATGGTGCTGGCAAAACATCTATTCTTACTGCGATTCGCTTAGCTCTATTTGGCCGCCTGTCATTCAGTCAAAACCTTACCAGTAACGATTATGTGGAAGCGCTGGCGGAGCTTATCCATAAAGGCGTCGGTCTTGGTGGTCTACAAAATAGTGCATCCATAGAACTAGAATTTAAGTACAGTCAAAATGGTGAAGAGAGTACTTATAAGGTTTTAAGAGGTTGGCAACGAGGCAAAAAAGACTACCTTCAGCTTGAAAAAGATGGGCTTTCTCTTTCAGAGCTTAACTACGAACAGTGTCAGGGTTTTCTCAATGAACTCATTCCAACAGGCATTGCTGATTTGTTCTTCTTTGACGGCGAAAAAATTGCGGAACTCGCAGAAGATGAGTCGGGGCTCGTCCTAAAAACTGCCGTGCGCCGATTATTGGGATTAGATGTTATTGCCAAACTGAAAAGTGACCTCAATATTTTCCTCAAAAAACAAGGCTCACAAGCACTGAGCCAATCCTTGAAAGAGGAAATGGAAAATCTCGATAAACTGCGCATAAAACATGAAAGGAATGCAGAAAAGCTGAGAGGTGAAGCAGATATTGTGGATGCCCAAATCGAGCTGGTATCACGCGATATTCTTAATTTAGAAAATAAACTGTCTCAAAGCGGTGGAGCTTGGGCTAAGACAAGAGAAGATGAGCAACAAAAAGTCGATGCTTTGCTCAAAGAGAAAGTGGAACTTGAGAAACAAATTCGCATGGAAATGGAGACAAGTCTTCCATTCGCACTAGCACCCAACGCGATGCAGCGTCTGCAAACTCAGATCAAGCAAGAACAAGAGATTAAGAAGAAGCAGAGCTTCGGCAATGAGCTCGATTCATTCTTAGAAACTTTGCGCTCAAAGTATCCAAGCTTTGATACAGAAATGGCTCAACATGCGATTGCTGATAGCTTTAAGGCACACGTGGGTGAATTTGATTCGGCCAAGCTGCTTTTAGATATCTCCGACCGTCAAGCAAATACTATTGACTATCAACTAACCAAGCTATCTCAAAACTCTTTTGCACGATTCGATGAAGCGAGAAAACGGCTACAGGTGGTAGAAGAAGATATCGATAATGCTTCAAACAACATCGCACGAGCTCCAGAGCAAGAACTGGTACAAGGGCTTTTTTCTGACGTCAGAAAGCTTGATAAGAAGAAAGAGAAGCTGATTATCGAATACCATGAGCTACTGGAAAATGCGAAGCGAGAGTTGAAGTTGGCATTGGAGACGGCTCGCCAGATTCAAAGGCTTCACGACAAGCATAAAGATGAATCCAACAAAGACTTGAGTGTAACCAATGCGCAAAGCGCCATTCTTCTACTCGATAAATTTGCCGAGCAGCTGACTAAAGCGCGAGTAAAACAGTTAGAAAATGAATTTGTTTCGTCATACAAAAAGCTGGCGCGTAAAGAAGATGTACAGCTCACCGCTGCCATCAATCCACTCACATTTGATGTTGAGTTGATGGATGAATACGGGATAAAAATCAATCGTAAAGCCATGTCTGCTGGAGAAAAGCAAATCTACGCTATCTCCATATTGGAAGCGCTTGGCCGGACATCAGGCCGTAAGCTGCCGATTATTATTGATACGCCGCTTGGTCGCTTAGATTCCCATCATCGTGACAAACTGGTTGAAAACTATTTTCCTACCGCGAGTCATCAAGTGGTTATTCTATCGACAGATACTGAAATTGACAGGAATTACACCAACCTTATCCAAGACGATATCGCCAGAACTTATGAAATCTGTTTTGATGGAAAAACGAAATCTTCAACGATTAAAGAAGGCTACTTCTGGAGAGAAGCCAATAAGGAGGCCGTGTAA
- the dndB gene encoding DNA sulfur modification protein DndB, translating into MHNQDSGYCYSFPAVRGIQAGRPFYIATCPLRIIPKIFSYNEDDVPPELRAQRTLNKTRIPEMVKYLLDNPKDYVFSALTASVGIDITFEDHEGAPNLGILKIPMDAQILINDGQHRRKAIEEALRENPDLGQDNIPVLFFVDEGLLRSQQMFADLNKYAVKPSPSLGVLYDLRDESSELARRLATKCTPFVGLTEMEKSNISPKSNKLFTLSSIKQSTRALLGKGAKDGFSDDEKALAESFWQIVAENMPDWQMVISKQVSPAQLRQEYIHAHGVGLHAIGVMGNCLLCEAPDQWAEKLKKLREINWLKTNPEWIRRSMNLGKVSKSTLNIQLTANYLKICLGLALTPEEKALEKQLS; encoded by the coding sequence ATGCACAATCAAGATTCTGGCTACTGCTACTCATTCCCTGCGGTTAGGGGAATTCAAGCAGGACGCCCATTTTACATAGCGACCTGCCCTCTCAGAATTATTCCTAAGATCTTTAGCTATAACGAAGATGATGTTCCACCTGAACTTCGAGCACAAAGGACACTGAACAAAACTCGTATTCCAGAGATGGTTAAGTACTTGCTTGATAATCCAAAAGACTACGTTTTTTCGGCGTTAACCGCTTCTGTTGGTATTGATATCACATTCGAAGATCATGAAGGCGCACCAAATCTTGGCATTTTGAAAATACCTATGGATGCTCAAATTCTGATCAATGATGGCCAACACAGGCGTAAGGCCATTGAAGAGGCTCTACGTGAAAATCCAGACTTGGGGCAAGACAACATCCCAGTGCTGTTTTTTGTTGATGAAGGCTTGCTACGCAGTCAACAAATGTTTGCCGATCTCAACAAGTACGCAGTGAAACCAAGTCCTTCCCTAGGCGTCTTATACGATCTTAGAGATGAAAGCTCTGAACTTGCTAGAAGGTTAGCGACAAAGTGCACGCCTTTTGTGGGTTTAACCGAAATGGAAAAATCAAACATTAGCCCTAAGTCAAATAAGCTTTTCACTTTGAGTAGTATTAAACAATCGACTAGAGCTCTTCTTGGTAAAGGGGCTAAAGATGGCTTCAGTGACGATGAGAAAGCACTTGCCGAATCCTTTTGGCAAATCGTTGCAGAAAACATGCCTGACTGGCAGATGGTGATATCTAAACAAGTCTCTCCTGCACAACTTAGACAAGAATATATTCACGCGCACGGGGTCGGTTTGCACGCCATCGGCGTCATGGGAAATTGTCTACTTTGTGAAGCTCCTGACCAATGGGCGGAAAAGCTCAAAAAGCTACGAGAAATAAATTGGTTAAAAACCAATCCGGAATGGATCAGACGTAGTATGAATCTTGGAAAAGTGAGTAAATCGACATTGAATATTCAACTCACGGCCAACTACTTAAAAATTTGCCTTGGGCTAGCACTTACCCCTGAAGAAAAAGCTCTAGAGAAGCAGTTATCATGA
- a CDS encoding DEAD/DEAH box helicase family protein produces MSLQSLTIKDSLLTTGGEDPLLPQLIHAINHATEIEIAVSFIQPSGLDLLLPSIHEAIERKKSHQQPLKLRILTSDYLHITHPIALRSLIELEGDEIEIKIFEANNRSFHLKSYIFVRSDEARSIYQGTAFVGSNNISKTALTDAHEWCLRLDYQQPDSSPQAVQFHNIRTQFDKLFHHPSAILLTDEWIDSYIKRRTPPKLSAVGDTTLLDDEEYSPNSAQLEALQRLSETRQNGNVRGLVVMGTGMGKTWLSAFDAKQLEAKRVLFVAHREEILTQALMTFAKLWPQKSAGYYHGKSKEKNKEMLFASVQTLGKAAHLKHFAPDHFDYIVVDEFHHASAKTYLNILSYFEPKFLLGLTATPERTDQANILSLCHDNLVFERNLVHGIDDEILVPFHYYGIWDDSVDYQEIPWRNGKFDPTALDAQFATTRRAKHIFIHWQNRQQTRTLAFCVSQKHADFMAQQFNQTFATRGLKALSVHSDSSVRRNEALSMLDKGEIQVLFSVDLFNEGTDLPSIDTVLMLRPTESNIVFIQQLGRGLRRHKGKSHLVVLDFIGNHRSFLNKKEILGISASSSLEQLSGKTQTRPELGKGCFTNIDPQIIDFWQTLTKQLRYSAQEEFEHLTNHLGHRPRAVEFYRAGYDLAKVNKQHGSWLELIASMDKDPELDYLVREHRDFFANAIQKASMTKSFKAILLEAYLELDGFRDAPSIEVLASKSWHVLSRYPRLKASDLSEDNLLLSADSPAWLKYWRSNPIKAFLGENKTKSRAWFKLVNGKLKADLDVAPLHQQAFHDFVKELVDLQLAQYSDRPPKQTHQAVAQPTTQAEAANEGTLLPYYPNLKIACGHFKTGSHDEVEHMPVDMANLNPQKHFLARASGNSMNGGKTPILDGDLLLLEFVTPISAGSITGNTMAIEIQDSSGENQYLLRVVQKDAQGRYWLKANNPDYELMPANDSMKTFARLKKVMTQ; encoded by the coding sequence ATGTCACTTCAATCGCTTACTATCAAAGACAGCTTATTAACCACTGGCGGTGAAGACCCTCTGCTGCCGCAGTTGATCCATGCTATCAACCACGCAACCGAAATCGAGATTGCGGTGTCCTTTATTCAACCCTCTGGCCTAGATTTGCTGCTGCCAAGCATTCACGAGGCGATTGAACGTAAAAAGTCACACCAGCAGCCCTTAAAACTGCGCATCCTAACGTCAGATTACCTGCACATCACTCATCCTATTGCGTTGCGCTCTCTGATCGAATTAGAAGGGGATGAGATAGAAATTAAGATTTTTGAAGCCAATAACCGCAGTTTCCATCTCAAATCGTACATCTTTGTCCGCAGCGACGAAGCTCGGTCCATTTACCAAGGAACCGCGTTTGTTGGCTCTAACAACATCAGTAAAACCGCACTCACCGACGCCCATGAATGGTGTCTGCGTTTAGATTATCAGCAGCCAGACAGCTCCCCTCAAGCGGTGCAGTTTCACAATATCCGAACCCAATTTGACAAACTGTTTCATCATCCATCTGCCATATTGCTGACGGATGAATGGATTGACAGCTACATCAAAAGAAGAACACCACCCAAGCTTTCAGCCGTCGGTGATACGACGCTACTCGATGACGAAGAATATTCGCCCAACTCGGCACAGTTGGAAGCATTGCAGCGACTCAGCGAGACTCGTCAAAATGGCAATGTGCGTGGTTTGGTCGTGATGGGCACTGGCATGGGGAAAACTTGGTTATCTGCGTTTGATGCCAAACAACTGGAAGCAAAGCGAGTTTTGTTCGTTGCTCACCGCGAAGAAATTCTGACTCAAGCACTGATGACTTTCGCGAAACTTTGGCCGCAAAAATCCGCAGGGTACTATCACGGTAAGAGCAAAGAAAAAAACAAAGAGATGCTGTTTGCCTCAGTGCAAACTTTGGGTAAAGCAGCACACCTCAAACACTTTGCTCCCGACCATTTTGATTACATCGTGGTAGATGAGTTTCATCATGCCAGCGCCAAAACCTATCTCAATATTCTCAGTTACTTCGAGCCTAAATTTTTACTTGGGCTAACAGCAACTCCAGAACGGACAGACCAAGCGAACATCCTCTCGCTTTGCCACGACAACTTAGTATTTGAACGTAACTTAGTGCATGGTATCGATGATGAAATTCTGGTGCCTTTTCACTACTACGGCATTTGGGATGACTCGGTCGATTACCAAGAGATCCCATGGCGAAATGGTAAGTTTGACCCCACCGCTCTTGACGCCCAGTTTGCAACCACACGACGTGCCAAACATATTTTTATACATTGGCAAAACAGGCAACAAACTCGCACCTTGGCGTTTTGTGTATCCCAAAAGCACGCAGATTTTATGGCGCAGCAGTTCAATCAAACTTTTGCAACTAGGGGCTTGAAGGCGCTTTCCGTGCACAGTGATTCCTCCGTTCGTCGTAATGAAGCGTTGAGCATGCTCGACAAAGGAGAAATTCAAGTTCTCTTCTCGGTTGATCTGTTCAATGAAGGGACGGATTTGCCCTCAATCGATACCGTGTTAATGCTGCGCCCTACTGAATCCAACATCGTTTTCATTCAGCAATTGGGCCGAGGACTTCGTCGTCACAAAGGCAAATCGCACTTGGTAGTATTGGATTTTATTGGTAACCATCGCTCGTTTTTGAACAAGAAAGAAATTTTAGGGATCAGCGCATCAAGCTCACTTGAACAACTGAGCGGAAAGACACAAACACGGCCCGAGTTAGGCAAAGGTTGTTTTACCAACATTGACCCGCAAATCATCGACTTTTGGCAAACGCTGACCAAGCAGCTTCGCTATTCTGCTCAAGAAGAATTTGAACATTTGACCAATCATTTGGGCCATCGACCTCGTGCAGTCGAGTTCTACCGAGCGGGTTACGACCTTGCCAAAGTGAACAAGCAGCACGGCAGTTGGCTAGAGCTGATCGCCAGTATGGACAAGGATCCGGAGTTAGATTACCTCGTTCGCGAACATCGTGACTTCTTTGCCAATGCCATCCAAAAAGCAAGCATGACCAAGAGTTTTAAAGCGATATTACTTGAAGCCTACCTCGAGCTAGATGGGTTCAGAGATGCCCCGAGTATCGAAGTGCTCGCGAGTAAAAGTTGGCATGTGCTCTCTCGTTATCCCAGGCTAAAGGCATCCGATCTGTCAGAGGACAACCTACTCCTAAGCGCAGACTCTCCGGCATGGTTAAAATATTGGCGCAGTAACCCGATCAAGGCATTTTTAGGTGAAAACAAAACTAAGAGTCGTGCTTGGTTCAAGCTTGTCAACGGAAAGCTCAAAGCTGACTTAGATGTTGCCCCACTCCACCAGCAAGCGTTCCATGACTTTGTCAAAGAGCTCGTGGACCTACAACTTGCTCAATATTCAGACAGGCCACCTAAACAGACACATCAAGCGGTAGCGCAACCGACCACTCAAGCAGAGGCTGCCAATGAAGGAACCTTGTTGCCCTACTACCCAAACCTCAAGATTGCTTGTGGTCATTTCAAGACAGGCTCTCATGATGAGGTTGAACACATGCCCGTCGACATGGCTAACCTTAATCCTCAAAAACATTTCTTAGCCAGAGCCTCAGGCAATTCCATGAACGGGGGCAAAACACCCATATTAGATGGCGATTTGCTGTTACTCGAGTTTGTTACGCCGATTTCCGCTGGCTCCATCACAGGCAACACCATGGCAATCGAAATCCAAGATAGCTCGGGCGAGAATCAGTACCTACTACGTGTCGTGCAGAAAGATGCACAAGGCCGCTACTGGCTAAAAGCCAATAACCCAGATTACGAGTTAATGCCTGCCAATGACTCGATGAAGACATTTGCGAGGCTGAAAAAGGTTATGACGCAGTAA
- a CDS encoding MFS transporter, which translates to MFGLFQSPSYDRDPLSKEQVDERYRYWRLHIMLGMYLGYAGFYFTRKTFNYAAPAMIADLGLDKADIGMIGTLFYITYGLSKFISGTISDRSNPRFFMGVGLIATGLINIAFGFSSSLVALAVLWVMNAWFQGWGWPSCSKLLTTWYSRSERGFLWAIWNTAHNVGGALIPLLVGFLTFHYSWREGFIVPGVIGVILGVVVCWRLRDKPTTQGLPTVGQWRNDPLELAQENHGQGLSYKEILKQYVFNNKYIWLLAFSYVLVYIVRTAINDWGNLYLTEQHHYSLINANAAVSMFEIGGFVGSLVAGWGSDKLFGGNRGPMNLLFAAGIFLSVAALWLMPLTNFTFQAAGLFSIGFFVFGPQMLIGMAAAECSHKDSAGAATGFVGLFAYMGAALSGYPLALILKEYSWTGFFITISVCAAVIGLLLLPFLQAQPSRKPLAPKLRL; encoded by the coding sequence ATGTTTGGATTATTTCAGTCTCCGAGCTATGACCGAGATCCCCTTAGCAAAGAGCAAGTGGATGAACGCTACCGTTATTGGCGTCTGCACATCATGCTGGGGATGTATCTTGGCTACGCGGGCTTTTACTTCACGCGAAAAACGTTCAACTATGCCGCACCCGCGATGATTGCTGATCTAGGTTTAGACAAAGCCGATATCGGTATGATTGGGACGCTGTTCTACATCACCTACGGTTTATCAAAGTTTATCTCCGGCACCATTTCTGACCGTTCCAACCCCCGCTTTTTCATGGGCGTCGGTTTAATCGCCACCGGCTTAATCAATATCGCGTTTGGCTTCTCCAGCTCTTTGGTTGCACTCGCAGTTCTGTGGGTAATGAACGCTTGGTTCCAAGGTTGGGGCTGGCCTTCATGTTCTAAGCTACTTACCACTTGGTATTCACGCTCAGAACGTGGCTTCTTGTGGGCAATTTGGAACACCGCTCATAACGTCGGTGGGGCTTTAATTCCCCTACTCGTTGGATTTCTTACGTTCCACTATAGCTGGCGGGAAGGCTTTATCGTTCCGGGAGTCATTGGCGTCATTCTCGGTGTGGTTGTGTGTTGGCGCTTGCGCGATAAACCAACCACTCAAGGTCTACCAACCGTTGGGCAATGGCGCAACGATCCATTAGAACTCGCCCAAGAGAACCACGGACAAGGGCTGAGTTACAAAGAGATCCTCAAACAATACGTGTTCAACAACAAGTACATTTGGTTGCTCGCATTTAGTTATGTTCTGGTTTACATCGTGCGTACCGCAATCAACGACTGGGGTAACTTGTACCTGACAGAACAGCACCACTACAGCCTAATTAATGCCAATGCTGCAGTATCGATGTTTGAAATTGGTGGTTTTGTCGGCTCTCTGGTGGCGGGTTGGGGCTCGGATAAACTGTTCGGCGGTAACCGAGGTCCGATGAACCTGTTATTTGCCGCAGGTATTTTCCTCTCTGTCGCAGCGCTGTGGTTGATGCCGTTAACCAACTTTACGTTTCAAGCGGCGGGGTTGTTCTCGATTGGCTTTTTCGTGTTTGGCCCACAAATGTTGATCGGCATGGCTGCGGCGGAATGTTCGCATAAAGATTCCGCTGGCGCAGCCACTGGCTTTGTGGGTTTGTTTGCTTACATGGGCGCTGCGCTTTCTGGCTACCCGCTCGCATTGATTCTTAAAGAATACAGTTGGACTGGATTCTTCATCACCATCTCAGTATGCGCTGCCGTCATTGGCTTGCTGTTATTGCCGTTCTTGCAGGCTCAACCTTCGAGAAAGCCGCTCGCTCCCAAACTTAGGCTGTAG